A single Chryseobacterium sp. DNA region contains:
- a CDS encoding SusD/RagB family nutrient-binding outer membrane lipoprotein — translation MKKYILSCIALVTVCTACNDFEDINNDPFAVDINKSEPEYFLNNSILGAQQDPNIAERVFVLYWKTAARQHLTTGIAGGTYDDSWTSEYWKYISEWLNNANAAIEVANQKKALGQNKPYYDNLIQVSRIWRAYLMSEFSDNFGPQPIYAFQGHNPVFNSEKEVYYYILDELKDAVSKMDTNQAPPSNPNAYDMAYGFNWGKWVKYANSMRMRVAMRISEVDPAKAKTEFEAAANSNMFIGASADNFTVAESTGWNPLSGVMSREWNAQILSATLNNMYIGLGGISSTDQLPAAQHTAVKTSDYIGIKYNEQFTTLTNDPSAGYWLDGLPNKIDPRAYKTFYIPGDLTSPVYSLYPTYTNQATTNHGDLTFADNSKITINTVNTWNAYTIGNWGVKGQRNGLRNVVGCMPALGKQYREGKNSRIFFASWETYFLMAEAALKGWSVPMSDEAAYNKGIQDSFTYNGVAQFYGSYIASTEYNRDGTSVSYSHITEPGASHTMKYKDPANGNLVSVDIKYPVNTIYKNGSVKNDKLTKIITQKYIANMPWLPLESWSDQRRLGLPFFENPAIETPLVNLPNLTSGNYMANSIKNFPQRLRYPSTFRNTDQPGYDKAVQLLGGEDAVLTPLWWAKH, via the coding sequence ATGAAAAAATATATTTTATCTTGTATCGCATTGGTAACAGTTTGTACTGCGTGCAATGATTTTGAAGATATTAATAATGACCCATTTGCGGTTGATATTAATAAATCTGAACCGGAATATTTCTTAAATAATTCTATTTTAGGAGCTCAGCAGGATCCGAATATTGCGGAGCGTGTTTTTGTTCTGTACTGGAAAACTGCAGCCAGGCAGCATCTGACCACAGGAATTGCCGGCGGAACCTATGATGATTCCTGGACTTCTGAATATTGGAAATATATTTCCGAATGGCTGAATAATGCGAATGCTGCGATTGAAGTAGCCAATCAAAAAAAGGCTCTTGGCCAAAACAAACCTTATTATGATAATCTTATTCAGGTTTCCAGAATTTGGCGGGCTTATTTAATGAGTGAATTCTCCGACAATTTTGGACCGCAGCCTATTTATGCATTTCAGGGACATAACCCTGTTTTTAATTCTGAAAAAGAAGTGTATTATTATATTTTAGACGAGTTGAAAGATGCCGTTTCTAAAATGGATACCAATCAGGCTCCTCCGAGTAACCCTAATGCTTATGATATGGCATATGGCTTCAACTGGGGCAAATGGGTAAAATATGCCAATTCTATGAGGATGAGAGTGGCGATGAGAATTTCAGAAGTGGATCCGGCCAAAGCAAAAACAGAATTTGAAGCTGCCGCCAATTCCAATATGTTTATCGGAGCAAGTGCAGATAATTTTACAGTAGCCGAAAGCACAGGCTGGAATCCTTTATCCGGAGTCATGTCCAGAGAATGGAACGCTCAGATTTTATCGGCAACACTTAACAATATGTATATTGGGCTTGGAGGGATCAGTTCAACGGATCAGCTGCCTGCAGCCCAGCATACGGCGGTAAAAACTTCAGATTATATCGGAATAAAATATAATGAACAGTTTACAACGCTGACCAATGATCCAAGTGCCGGATATTGGCTGGACGGGCTTCCCAATAAGATTGATCCGAGAGCATATAAAACATTCTATATTCCCGGAGATCTGACTAGCCCCGTGTATTCTCTCTATCCAACCTATACCAACCAGGCTACTACGAATCATGGTGATCTTACTTTTGCAGATAATTCTAAAATTACCATTAATACAGTAAATACATGGAATGCTTATACGATCGGCAACTGGGGAGTAAAGGGACAGCGGAACGGCTTAAGAAATGTAGTAGGATGTATGCCTGCGCTAGGTAAGCAGTACAGAGAAGGTAAAAACTCAAGGATATTCTTTGCCAGCTGGGAAACCTATTTCCTGATGGCTGAAGCAGCCCTGAAGGGATGGTCAGTACCAATGAGTGATGAAGCAGCTTATAATAAAGGAATACAGGACAGTTTTACTTATAACGGAGTAGCCCAGTTCTACGGCTCATATATTGCTTCCACAGAATACAACAGGGACGGGACTTCGGTTTCCTATTCTCATATAACAGAGCCGGGAGCAAGTCATACTATGAAATATAAAGATCCTGCAAACGGTAATCTGGTTTCTGTAGACATTAAATATCCTGTTAATACTATATATAAGAATGGGTCTGTGAAAAATGATAAATTGACAAAGATCATTACGCAGAAATATATTGCAAATATGCCGTGGCTTCCCTTAGAGTCCTGGAGCGATCAAAGAAGACTTGGATTACCGTTCTTTGAAAATCCTGCAATAGAAACTCCATTGGTCAATTTACCCAATCTGACATCAGGAAATTATATGGCCAATTCTATTAAAAATTTCCCTCAAAGATTGAGATATCCAAGCACATTCAGGAATACTGATCAGCCGGGATATGATAAAGCGGTACAACTCCTGGGAGGAGAAGATGCTGTATTAACCCCCCTTTGGTGGGCCAAACATTAA
- a CDS encoding SusC/RagA family TonB-linked outer membrane protein, with protein MNRTIIKIGLLPSVFFCLNGIYAQTKDSIKASKIDEIVVTAYGVKKEKKALGYSFQDVKGQTLVDAKETNVTNALVGKVAGLQVIKAGFGPGSSSKINLRGFNSFKGDNQPLIVVDGVPLSNSLGSKPKQNDGVFNNDFWNPDLDMGNGLSDLNSEDIESVSVLKGGAASALYGSRGGNGVILITTKSGKKKGGIGISYSTSLGFETIFMKPDMQRNFTQGSNGLPNPENSDNTTSWGPAFTESMKRYDNIDSFFKTGINSQHNLSFQGNLGEGTSLYTSAGYLNDNSQIPNSNYERFNFMAKMNSTFGANKRWTAEMKAQYISTKAKNRPSGGQGDGNYYPAILLMPQNIDVRDYREGQTQNETTSRWITPNGINPYWSAYNSLNADKKDRFLLNGYLKYQFNDWLSGDVRLGTDFYALNADARVWTGSSRRNAYATSEEKFYENNYIASLTAKKDNLFGKWGGSISVYGQMMETRTKAMYFSTQNLIIPNAFNVKNTSDIAAAANTEVDFWKKINSVFAAAEINYDGYWFINATTRTDWSSTLSLENRSYIYNSISSSLVLTDMLNKLNGSSSKILTFAKLRAAYAVTGNALDPYELYNNYSLSTDPNGHITLSRKKILYNANLKAEKLKTFEVGADLKFFNRISLDVSYFNNNATGQLIDLPMNPLSGYEKAKISSGGLHNSGFEFVLNSDVFRNESFTWNVNANFSKLKSVIDEIDGNVLKYPIGGFDNVAFFTEVGKPYGAIYGTKFLRVEDPNSPYFGKLIVGQNGLPQATPDQHYLGDQTPRALFGFTNSFVYKNFGLSFLIDGRIGGKFFSSTQLALQRAGLAADTAPGGRRDNFVVDAVVQQNGGYTSNTKEITQQDYWAAVTAGNLGITEQNIYDATNIRLRNVQVSYSFPKSIFQKLALQSAKVSFTANNVWMIYSKAKGIDPESVFAINSNAVGFENLAFPTTRSYLFTITLGF; from the coding sequence ATGAACAGAACAATAATTAAGATTGGACTTCTCCCATCTGTGTTTTTTTGTCTTAATGGTATCTACGCACAAACCAAGGATTCCATTAAAGCTTCTAAAATTGATGAAATTGTTGTAACCGCCTACGGTGTTAAAAAGGAGAAGAAAGCCTTGGGATATTCTTTCCAAGATGTAAAAGGCCAAACTCTTGTGGATGCTAAAGAAACAAACGTAACCAATGCCTTAGTGGGTAAGGTTGCAGGGCTTCAGGTCATCAAAGCAGGTTTCGGACCGGGATCTTCCTCAAAAATCAACCTTAGAGGGTTTAACTCTTTTAAAGGTGATAACCAGCCGCTTATTGTGGTAGATGGAGTTCCATTAAGTAACAGCTTAGGGTCAAAGCCTAAGCAGAATGATGGGGTCTTTAATAATGACTTTTGGAATCCGGATTTGGATATGGGGAATGGTTTAAGTGACCTCAACTCTGAAGATATAGAAAGTGTTTCTGTACTTAAGGGAGGGGCTGCATCGGCTCTGTATGGATCAAGGGGAGGAAATGGTGTTATTTTGATCACCACCAAAAGCGGAAAGAAAAAAGGGGGAATAGGGATCTCATATTCTACCAGTTTAGGTTTTGAAACTATTTTTATGAAACCTGATATGCAGCGTAATTTTACCCAGGGAAGCAACGGGCTGCCTAATCCGGAAAACAGTGATAACACGACTTCATGGGGACCGGCTTTTACCGAATCAATGAAAAGATACGATAATATAGACAGTTTTTTCAAAACCGGAATCAATTCACAGCATAATCTGAGTTTTCAGGGAAATTTAGGGGAAGGGACCAGTTTATACACTTCTGCCGGTTATTTGAATGACAATAGCCAGATCCCGAACTCAAACTATGAGCGGTTCAATTTTATGGCTAAGATGAACTCTACTTTTGGAGCCAATAAAAGATGGACCGCAGAAATGAAGGCCCAATACATTAGTACAAAGGCTAAGAACCGTCCATCCGGCGGGCAGGGAGATGGTAATTATTACCCTGCTATTCTTCTGATGCCTCAAAATATTGATGTGAGAGATTACCGTGAAGGACAGACTCAAAATGAGACTACCTCCCGTTGGATTACCCCTAATGGTATAAATCCCTACTGGTCTGCCTACAACAGCCTTAATGCAGATAAGAAAGACCGTTTTTTATTAAACGGGTACCTTAAATATCAGTTCAATGATTGGCTAAGTGGAGATGTAAGGTTGGGGACAGACTTCTATGCTTTGAATGCGGATGCAAGAGTATGGACAGGATCTTCGAGAAGAAATGCTTACGCTACCAGTGAAGAAAAATTTTATGAAAATAATTATATAGCAAGCCTTACTGCTAAGAAAGATAATCTGTTCGGTAAATGGGGCGGTTCTATTTCTGTATATGGTCAAATGATGGAAACCAGAACCAAGGCAATGTATTTCTCTACTCAGAATCTCATCATTCCCAATGCATTCAATGTAAAAAATACGAGTGATATTGCTGCGGCTGCCAATACAGAAGTAGACTTCTGGAAAAAAATCAATTCGGTTTTTGCTGCTGCTGAAATTAATTATGATGGATACTGGTTCATTAATGCTACAACAAGGACAGACTGGTCTTCAACCTTAAGCCTTGAAAACAGATCTTATATCTATAATTCCATCAGCTCATCTTTAGTGTTAACTGATATGTTGAATAAGCTCAATGGATCAAGCTCCAAAATATTGACCTTCGCGAAATTACGTGCGGCTTATGCGGTAACAGGAAATGCTTTGGATCCTTATGAGCTCTATAACAATTACAGCCTTTCTACAGATCCTAATGGACATATTACCCTAAGCAGAAAAAAAATTCTTTATAATGCCAATTTAAAAGCAGAGAAACTGAAGACATTTGAAGTGGGGGCAGACCTTAAATTTTTTAACAGAATTTCTTTAGATGTAAGTTATTTTAACAATAACGCCACAGGGCAGTTAATAGATCTGCCCATGAACCCTCTTTCCGGGTATGAAAAAGCGAAAATAAGCTCCGGAGGACTTCATAACAGTGGATTTGAATTTGTTTTGAATTCAGATGTTTTCAGGAATGAGAGTTTTACCTGGAATGTGAACGCTAACTTTTCAAAATTAAAAAGCGTGATCGATGAGATTGACGGTAATGTTTTAAAATATCCTATCGGAGGTTTTGATAACGTAGCCTTTTTTACGGAAGTAGGAAAACCTTATGGAGCGATTTACGGAACCAAATTTTTAAGAGTGGAAGACCCCAACAGTCCTTACTTCGGAAAACTTATCGTAGGACAAAACGGATTGCCTCAGGCAACACCTGATCAGCATTATCTAGGAGATCAGACCCCAAGGGCTTTATTTGGATTTACCAATAGTTTCGTGTATAAAAACTTCGGGCTGTCTTTTCTGATCGATGGTAGAATCGGAGGAAAATTCTTTTCATCTACCCAGCTGGCATTACAGCGGGCCGGCCTTGCTGCTGACACTGCTCCGGGAGGAAGACGTGATAATTTTGTAGTGGATGCGGTGGTACAACAGAATGGAGGGTATACCTCCAATACAAAGGAAATTACACAACAGGATTATTGGGCTGCTGTGACGGCCGGAAATCTAGGAATTACAGAACAGAATATTTATGATGCTACCAATATCAGGCTAAGAAATGTTCAGGTTTCTTATAGTTTCCCTAAAAGTATTTTTCAGAAACTGGCACTGCAGAGTGCTAAAGTCTCTTTCACCGCCAATAATGTATGGATGATTTACAGTAAGGCAAAAGGGATAGATCCTGAATCTGTATTTGCGATCAATTCTAATGCTGTAGGGTTTGAGAATCTGGCCTTCCCTACCACGAGATCCTATTTATTTACGATTACATTAGGCTTTTAA